The Glycine soja cultivar W05 chromosome 3, ASM419377v2, whole genome shotgun sequence genome window below encodes:
- the LOC114406523 gene encoding secoisolariciresinol dehydrogenase-like, whose protein sequence is MASVSSVLAPFRRLDGKVAIITGGASGLGAATARLFSKHGAYVVIADIQDDLGLSVAKELESASYVHCDVTKEEDVENCVNTTVSKYGKLDIMFNNAGVSDEIKTSILDNNKSDFERVISVNLVGPFLGTKHAARVMIPAKKGCIINTASVAGCIGGGATHAYTSSKHALIGLTKNTAVELGQHGIRVNCLSPYLVVTPLSKKYFNIDEDKIREIYSNLKGAHLVPNDVAEAALYLAGDESKYVSGHNLVIDGGYTDVNAGFTVFGQSQ, encoded by the exons ATGGCTAGTGTTTCTTCGGTTTTAGCTCCATTTAGAAG GCTTGATGGGAAGGTGGCGATTATCACTGGTGGTGCGAGTGGTCTAGGTGCAGCCACTGCAAGACTCTTCTCTAAGCATGGAGCATATGTAGTCATAGCTGATATTCAAGACGACTTGGGTCTCTCTGTTGCCAAAGAGTTAGAATCTGCTTCCTATGTCCATTGCGATGTGACAAAGGAAGAGGACGTTGAAAACTGCGTGAACACAACGGTTTCCAAGTATGGCAAATTAGATATCATGTTTAACAATGCAGGTGTATCTGATGAGATCAAAACAAGCATTCTTGACAACAACAAGTCTGATTTTGAGAGAGTGATAAGTGTTAACTTGGTTGGTCCTTTTCTGGGAACAAAGCATGCTGCAAGGGTCATGATTCCTGCTAAAAAGGGATGCATAATCAACACAGCTAGTGTTGCTGGATGCATAGGTGGAGGTGCTACACATGCCTACACAAGTTCAAAGCACGCACTAATTGGACTGACAAAAAACACTGCGGTGGAGCTTGGACAACATGGTATTAGGGTAAATTGTTTGTCCCCTTATCTTGTTGTCACACCGTTAAGTAAGAAATATTTCAATATTGATGAAGACAAAATTCGTGAGATAtattcaaacctaaaaggtGCTCATCTTGTGCCTAACGATGTGGCCGAAGCTGCTCTTTACTTGGCAGGTGATGAGTCCAAGTATGTTAGTGGTCACAATCTTGTGATAGATGGAGGGTACACTGATGTAAATGCAGGATTTACCGTGTTTGGGCAGTCTCAGTAA